A stretch of the uncultured Desulfobacter sp. genome encodes the following:
- a CDS encoding peptidase M50, with protein MSYSLFSESWYRVSGLKPRLRSHAQIHHHVYRGRNWYILQDHSTGTFHRFSKEAYHIIGLMDGSNALGKIWETACENLGDDMPSQDEVISLLSQLYQVDVLQSDIPPDISDLYERHRRLKKKDMINRLKSPLSITLPLIDPEKFLEKTKALVGPVFSKTGLIFFTTILIVAIYLAGSHWNELTGNLADRVLALENVVLLWLVYPVIKTIHEFSHAYTVKHWGGEVHEMGVMFLVFMPIPYVDASASSAFNERYKRVMVGAAGILAELFLASLAVIVWVNVEPGVVRALAFNVMIISGISTILFNGNPLLRFDAYYVLSDLIEIPNLGTRSTNYINYLLQKYLLNIENVQNPVSAKGEAAWFIVYGLASFVYRMLIMVRIAVFVAGKFFIIGIAFAVWGLFGMLVTPLVKIFKFLFTSPVMERKKGRAITVLTCAVTMVFIGLFIIPFPLSTITEGVLWAPEKSRLYAGTDGFIIKIATISGTRVKENTPLIMCANSELESMKKELEYSLEEYQLRYDLAKTRDRTETKVIEEEIRRISSELKDVDENLQNLIIKSPTEGIFLLPDAENLPGLFVRRGEQTGFVVNFKKITVMTVVSQKDIDNIRNRTKNVEAVLAGKPYKVYAAYVEREVPAASRELPSLALSIEGGGTIALDPFAGDDLKSFEQLFHFEIKIERADFTTIGERVLLKFNHGTEPLYFRIYRSVRRTFLSKFSV; from the coding sequence ATGAGCTATTCTCTATTCAGTGAATCCTGGTATAGAGTATCCGGGCTGAAACCCAGGCTGCGCAGCCATGCCCAGATCCACCACCACGTATACCGGGGAAGAAACTGGTATATTCTCCAGGATCACTCCACGGGCACGTTTCATAGATTCTCCAAGGAAGCATACCATATTATCGGCCTGATGGATGGAAGCAATGCTCTTGGCAAAATCTGGGAAACGGCATGTGAAAACCTTGGCGACGACATGCCGTCACAAGATGAAGTGATATCCCTTTTGTCCCAGCTTTATCAGGTGGACGTGCTACAGTCCGATATCCCGCCGGATATTTCGGATCTGTATGAGCGGCACAGGCGACTTAAAAAAAAGGATATGATCAACCGCCTGAAATCACCGCTTTCCATAACACTGCCGTTGATAGACCCGGAAAAGTTCCTGGAAAAGACCAAAGCACTGGTGGGTCCCGTATTCAGCAAAACAGGATTGATTTTCTTTACAACGATTTTAATCGTCGCCATTTACCTTGCCGGCAGTCACTGGAATGAGCTTACCGGTAACCTGGCCGACAGGGTCCTTGCCCTTGAAAATGTCGTGTTGCTCTGGCTTGTCTATCCGGTCATCAAAACCATCCATGAATTTTCCCATGCCTATACCGTTAAGCACTGGGGAGGAGAAGTGCATGAAATGGGCGTGATGTTTCTTGTGTTTATGCCGATCCCTTACGTTGACGCATCAGCGTCTTCCGCCTTTAACGAACGCTACAAGAGGGTCATGGTCGGGGCCGCAGGTATTCTTGCAGAATTATTTCTGGCCTCACTGGCCGTCATCGTGTGGGTCAATGTTGAGCCTGGCGTGGTAAGGGCCTTAGCCTTTAACGTCATGATCATCTCCGGCATATCAACGATCCTGTTCAACGGAAACCCACTGCTGCGTTTTGATGCCTATTATGTACTTTCGGACCTCATTGAGATCCCCAATCTGGGGACGCGGTCCACCAATTATATCAATTACCTTTTACAAAAATACCTGCTTAATATAGAAAATGTCCAAAATCCGGTATCTGCCAAAGGCGAGGCAGCATGGTTTATTGTTTACGGTCTTGCGTCGTTTGTTTATAGAATGTTAATAATGGTCCGGATTGCCGTTTTTGTTGCCGGTAAATTTTTTATAATCGGCATAGCCTTTGCCGTTTGGGGGCTGTTCGGAATGCTTGTTACACCTTTGGTCAAAATATTTAAATTTTTGTTTACCAGTCCTGTGATGGAACGAAAAAAAGGTCGGGCCATAACTGTTTTAACATGCGCTGTCACCATGGTTTTTATAGGCTTATTCATCATCCCCTTTCCATTGTCTACCATAACGGAAGGCGTGCTGTGGGCGCCTGAGAAATCCCGGCTCTATGCCGGTACGGATGGTTTTATCATAAAAATTGCGACGATTTCAGGTACCCGGGTTAAGGAAAACACACCATTGATCATGTGCGCAAACAGCGAGCTTGAATCCATGAAAAAGGAACTTGAATATAGCCTTGAAGAATATCAATTACGGTACGATCTGGCAAAAACAAGGGATAGGACGGAAACAAAGGTTATTGAAGAGGAAATCCGGCGAATTTCATCTGAGTTGAAAGATGTTGATGAAAACCTTCAGAACCTTATAATAAAAAGCCCCACTGAAGGTATCTTTCTTCTCCCTGATGCTGAGAATTTACCCGGTCTTTTTGTAAGACGCGGCGAACAAACAGGGTTTGTGGTCAATTTTAAAAAAATTACGGTGATGACCGTTGTATCCCAAAAGGATATAGACAATATCCGAAACCGAACAAAGAATGTTGAAGCGGTACTGGCCGGCAAACCGTATAAGGTTTATGCCGCATACGTAGAAAGAGAAGTGCCGGCCGCCTCACGAGAACTTCCCAGTCTTGCACTCAGCATTGAAGGTGGCGGAACAATAGCCCTGGATCCGTTTGCCGGAGACGACTTAAAATCCTTTGAGCAACTGTTTCATTTTGAGATAAAAATAGAGAGAGCTGATTTTACCACGATTGGCGAACGGGTATTGCTAAAATTCAATCACGGTACCGAACCCCTCTACTTTAGAATATACCGCAGTGTACGACGGACTTTTCTAAGTAAATTCAGCGTATAG
- a CDS encoding efflux RND transporter periplasmic adaptor subunit: protein MNLDETMTFQPRIDSRLWNELTQADEREEYCRCWLAIQCSMLANVRRAIIVLSDPEKETFTPRAMWPEQGKNSERLTEVAERVLEEQCGLLVELEDEEIGSGSNGPTYGMAYPIFTDGRFYGLVALEISANSEDHIKRTMDQLQWGASWMEVLLWREKNKESTAAFDRLKASVDMLADVLSEENLTGASLAFVTELATRLECDRISLGFVKNKRVKIQAVSHSSRIADNMNLIRRIAQAMEEAVAQGQVVFYPPRQNQNRIVRDHDALFRQHGAANILTIPCYDKDRYTGVITLERSKTEPFTDFDAMYGKSIASLILPVLEIMGKTERSILRRFWDGLRDQVKKTIGPENTGKKLIVLLMICLAVFFYTKEGDYKISAKTVLEGAVKRVTVSPFEGYIKDAYVKAGDFIKKDATMCVLDDREYRLERLNWISKTAQYQKQYQEALAKHERAEAKIIKAQLNQAAARLELAESQLERTIIRSPFEGLVLNGDLSQRLGGSVSKGEILFEVAPLDNYRIILEVDERRIADVSEGQKGQMILSALPNGDVNFIVEKITPITRAGDGLNYFRVEAKPSVVLDRMRPGMEGIGKIYVDRRNLFSIWTRNIREWFKIKFWEYLT from the coding sequence ATGAATCTTGACGAAACAATGACGTTTCAACCCCGGATAGACAGCCGATTATGGAACGAATTGACCCAAGCGGATGAAAGGGAAGAGTATTGCCGATGCTGGCTGGCCATTCAATGTTCAATGCTTGCTAATGTGCGACGGGCAATTATTGTCCTATCTGATCCTGAAAAAGAGACATTCACCCCCCGGGCCATGTGGCCGGAGCAAGGCAAAAATTCGGAAAGACTGACGGAGGTTGCGGAACGCGTCCTCGAAGAACAGTGTGGTCTTCTTGTTGAGTTGGAAGATGAAGAAATCGGTTCAGGTTCCAACGGCCCGACCTACGGCATGGCATATCCCATATTCACGGACGGACGGTTTTACGGCCTTGTCGCCCTTGAAATATCGGCAAATTCAGAAGACCACATAAAACGTACAATGGATCAGTTACAGTGGGGTGCCTCATGGATGGAAGTCCTGCTGTGGAGAGAAAAAAACAAGGAATCAACAGCCGCCTTTGACAGGCTCAAGGCCTCCGTCGACATGCTGGCGGATGTGTTGTCCGAAGAAAATTTGACAGGTGCGTCACTGGCCTTTGTCACGGAACTTGCCACACGCCTTGAATGTGACAGAATCAGTCTCGGTTTCGTAAAAAATAAACGCGTAAAAATTCAAGCCGTATCCCACAGCAGCCGCATTGCAGACAATATGAACCTTATCCGCCGTATTGCTCAGGCAATGGAAGAAGCGGTTGCCCAGGGGCAAGTTGTCTTTTACCCGCCCCGTCAGAACCAAAACAGAATCGTCAGGGACCATGACGCCCTATTCCGACAACATGGTGCAGCAAATATTCTCACCATCCCCTGCTATGATAAAGACAGGTACACCGGCGTGATCACCCTGGAAAGATCAAAAACAGAACCGTTTACCGACTTTGATGCAATGTACGGTAAAAGTATTGCATCATTGATACTGCCCGTGCTGGAAATAATGGGCAAAACCGAGCGATCAATCCTCCGAAGGTTTTGGGACGGCCTCCGGGACCAAGTTAAAAAAACCATAGGACCTGAAAACACAGGCAAAAAACTGATCGTTCTTCTCATGATCTGCCTGGCCGTTTTTTTCTACACCAAAGAGGGTGACTACAAAATCTCGGCCAAAACGGTTCTTGAGGGCGCGGTAAAAAGGGTAACGGTTTCACCCTTTGAGGGGTATATCAAGGACGCATATGTCAAAGCAGGGGATTTTATAAAAAAAGACGCGACCATGTGCGTGCTCGATGACCGGGAGTACCGCCTTGAGCGGCTCAACTGGATAAGTAAAACCGCCCAGTATCAAAAACAGTATCAAGAAGCTTTAGCCAAACACGAAAGAGCCGAGGCAAAGATCATCAAAGCCCAGCTTAACCAGGCGGCGGCACGCCTGGAACTTGCGGAAAGTCAGCTGGAAAGGACCATTATCAGGTCTCCTTTTGAAGGGCTTGTGCTCAACGGAGACCTGAGCCAGAGGCTTGGCGGATCGGTTTCCAAGGGAGAAATTTTGTTTGAGGTCGCGCCCCTTGATAACTACAGAATTATTCTCGAGGTGGATGAACGCCGTATTGCAGACGTCTCTGAAGGTCAAAAGGGGCAGATGATTCTGTCTGCACTCCCCAATGGAGACGTCAACTTTATCGTTGAAAAAATCACGCCGATTACACGAGCCGGAGACGGCCTGAATTACTTCAGGGTGGAAGCAAAACCGTCGGTCGTCCTTGACCGGATGAGACCCGGTATGGAAGGGATCGGCAAAATATATGTAGACCGGCGCAATCTTTTTTCCATCTGGACAAGAAACATAAGAGAGTGGTTTAAAATCAAATTCTGGGAATACCTGACGTAA
- a CDS encoding DUF3467 domain-containing protein, with amino-acid sequence MEQKQEKEAKKKEEEEAKPAAQTLRWDDSKMTSTYANVCNVFSTREEVTLLFGTNQTWHGAQQELTVQLSDRIILNPFAAKRLSMMLNNVIKEYESRFGELKIDGK; translated from the coding sequence GTGGAGCAGAAACAGGAAAAAGAGGCAAAAAAGAAAGAGGAAGAAGAGGCAAAACCCGCAGCACAGACATTACGTTGGGACGATTCAAAAATGACCAGTACATATGCCAATGTATGTAATGTGTTCAGCACAAGAGAAGAGGTAACCCTGCTCTTCGGTACAAATCAGACCTGGCATGGTGCCCAACAGGAGTTGACGGTCCAGCTGTCCGACCGCATCATCCTGAATCCTTTTGCCGCAAAAAGACTTTCCATGATGCTGAACAATGTCATCAAAGAATATGAATCGCGTTTCGGCGAATTAAAGATTGACGGCAAGTAA